The DNA sequence tgacagttttatcagtaaaacagttaagataccagatcaatttcagccttgtcaaaataaagcatttctctgcatgtcaaatattaccaaacaatattatcaaattatcatgccgtggagccaGTTTTATTGCTGGTGACGttaggagcgttactcaatcattcgctattatatatatgaggattttcagGAGCAAAATTTCATCTTCGAAACACAAGAGTTATAAGATTCATCTTTGCATTCCAAAATGCAATGGTAATACataatataaatacattttcccTAAAACAGCCCTTAAAATACTTTTTGCATCTTTAACCATGCCAACTTCTATCTTTTCCATAACAACTATCTACCATTTAGCTTGAAGCTTAAAACATGCCTTATTATACGGGAGGAGTTGAGTATCTTTCCATGATTCATAAAGCTGATCCTCTTGGAAAAAAAATGGTCCAAATTACTAGCCTTaaatctgcaaaaaataaaactaatacataGTTCTTTAAATAATTTCTCAGCAAGAAGACCGTTTTCACCAAACACATTATGTAAAGTTTTAgtacaaagtattaaaaaatggtaaaataaattgtgaattatatattaaaataaccTATCTATTTTGTTCCTtgctattagaaaaaaaaagttcaacatcaGCCAAAAAACCAGCTTTTGTGGTTTTTATATgagtttgaaagtttttttttttttaaacaaaatagttGCAGTTTTCCTAAAAAATAACCACAAAGGAGAGTCACTTATAACCCGATAACAAGTAAGCTTTGCAGGAAATTTCGCCATAAGAGTTAATGGCgaaaataattataactttaataGTCTTAATTGAAAaagcgtaagaaaaaaaaattatttaaccagTAGTCCTCTCGCAAAATTGAGTCTTAGTTAATTAATTCACAAAACTAAGCTTCTTAAATTATTAACAAGTCTTAGATCCTTTAAACAACAACTTTTCTCGAATATGATTAGTTTAATTCTCCATGAACGCAAATACCATGATTAAACATTTTGTGAGCAACATATTAGTAATTACTTTTGTATATTTCCCTTTTGTGCAACATATGTTTTCGTAATAGTTTGTTAGAAAACGCAAAATTGGAAAGCGCGTGTGCTATTCAGAAATATAGAAAGTAAATGAACCTTAACTTTTCAGTACTTCCCAAAAATTAGCCACAAAGTGCTTCATTTCTATTTATGTAAAGTTAATTGCTTGGAGAAAATGCTACAATACTTCCGGTTATTACTTTCTTAATAAACTATCCTATTATACTTTGTCACACATTTGCAaatatatgtttatttaaaaaaattaattacacattAATCAATGGTTCAGGATTTAGTGTAACCCCACTTTTATATGTTTTAACACATATTGAGAATCTTAATATAGTAGTTTTACATGTAAGGGCTGTGTTAGGTGAGGATACTGTGTTCAACCTTCACCCCCAATAGGGTCAATTGCGGCGGAAATAGTGCAATGGTATTTCACATTGATATTAGATTATGAAAAATGTGTAAAACTCAtacatttataatttgaaaagaaattaatttaatttagtaaGAACTTTCTAAAcgtatatttaattatatttataacttgCTTTGTTTCATTGCGCATCTAAACCTTTAGATTTTTCAGTCCGTTGAATATCAATGCCTTTAGATTTTTAATCACGTTGAGTATTAATGCCTTTAGATTGTCCGTTGCGTGTTTAAGTCATTAGATTTTTAAGCTTGTTGAGCATTTAAGCCTTGGTATTTAAGCCCGAATATATACGGGATTTACTGTAGAATAATCCATTTAATGTTGTTAGATGTCGTTACCTAGATGTCGTCATAAtggttcatcttaatatataaaaatcaatgtcctgagataatatatatacatatatatatacatatatatatatatcaacgcacagccgaaaccgctgaagcttcagacttgaaatttggcaggcatgtccgcatgattacgaaagtaaccactaagaaaggatttttcgaaatctcaattagttcgggagaaattaattaaaacctcttaatttctgagaaattaaaacctgtcattgaattcaaatcccttattttcgaaggctttcctccattcaaatcattattcagtacttcatctcaacttttggtcgatagtgaactataaatttaatattgtttttgtttctcacgtgattcttcgaggcttttcttaagtcaaatAATTCGCAAATAATTTTCAGTATTACAGATCGGaccctttttttcttactttgtgtAAATTTTGTTGGCAAGCTGTTTTActattcaatttttggtttttaaataacATCATTTGTTTCTTGCAAATGTAATTAGAAaggtttaatttgttattttgtttgattttattataaaacttacttttttaaaaactcattgagGATGGAGCACATCAATGTGAACGGAACTATTCTTCCTCATCATGTCGTTAATATTACAGGTGATGGTGCATGTCTTTTCCGATCTCTTTCGTTTTTATTGTATAATAGTGAAGCTATGTTTAATGAAATTCGTGCTACCATAGTTAATTACGTTTATAATCATTGGGATCAATTTTCTATTATGTCATGTGATAAACACGGTAATAATTATGAAAGCTCCGAAGATTACTTAGTGGATATGTCGCAGGTTCATGTTTTTGGTGGATTCTGTGAATTATTCGCTGCTGGAGACATTTTTCAGTTcttatttgaagtttattttgaaggcaaattttatgcaaaatttggaAATGACACTTTTCCAGTGAGAAGACTGAAATTTAGTGGTGATCTTTCAAATGGACACTTTGATGTTTACATACCGGTAAATGAAGCCAGTATAGTCTCTGAAAGTAGCACAGAATCACTCCATAATACCACTGATTTTGAAAACActaaggaaaaaaggaaaaaaagacgaGCCAGATTTTCAAATGCTACACataaaaagcagttgaaaactgcggtcaaaaaatatcaacaaagtcACCCAGAAACTTTAGCTGCTGCTGTgaagaaatatcaaacaagtcacccagaagctttagctgctgctgtcaagaaatatcaaacaagtcacccagaagctttagctgctgctgtcaagaaatatcaaacaagtcaACCAGAAGCTGTAGCTGCTGCTGTGAAGAAATATCAAACAAGCCACCCAGAAGCTGTAGCTGCTGCTgtcaagaaatatcaaacaagcCATCCAGAAGCTGTAGCTGCTGCTgtcaagaaatatcaaacaagcCACCCAGAAGCTTTATCTGCTGCTgtcaagaaatatcaaacaagtcacccagaagctttagctgctgctgtcaagaaatgtcaaacaagtcacccagaagctttagctgcatcagtcaaaaaatataaaaaaatcacccAGAAGCTCAGAgatctgctcaaaaaaattatgagaaacaaaatcCTGGTTTACGAACTGAACGCCGTTTACGTCCATGGAACACGAAAACCTACTCAGGTTTTGCATATGATTGTAATACAGAATATGAAAATGATATTGGTACTATGGACAATAAATGCCCAGTGTGCCATGCAAAAAAGTTCAAACGTGAAAGCCCAGGTTTGTGCTGCAGCGGGGGTAAAGTACAGCTTCCACCACTACCACCTCCACCAGAACCACTGTATAGTTTGCTCATGGGCCATCATCCAGATCACCGCCATTTTATTGATCGTATTCGGCAATACAACGGATGTTTTCAAATGACATCGTTTGGAGCCAAGCAAATTAAGGAGACTGGTTTCATGCCAACATTCAAAGTTCAAGGACAAGTTTACCATTTGTGTGGAAGTTTGCTCCCAGAAACAGAGCAACAGGCTCAATTCTTACAGATATATTTCGTAGGTGATGATGAAAAAGAAGCTCACATAAGGTCACACAACTATCCTGGTGTCAAGCCAGACTTGGTAAAGCAACTTCAACATATGCTGCATGAAGTAAATAATTACATCAAGGATTTAAAAACTGCGTTAGATAAGGTGCCACTTGAGTGTCGAAATTTTCAAGTAATGATTCATGCAGATCGTATGCCTGCCAATGCACATAAAGGACGTTTCAATGCACCATCAGCCAACGAGGTGGCTCTGGTGATTGTAGGACAGCAGTTTCAGCAGAGAGACATCATCCTTGAAAGCCGCAATGCAAAACAGCAACGAATAAGCGAACTCCATAGGGCATATGATGCTCTGCAATATCCTCTCATGTTTTGCTATGGGGAAGATGGATATTCAGTTGATGTACTTCAGCAAGATACTGCTGATAAGTTGGGGCCTACTACTAAATTACCTGTCAAGAAAACTGTTTCTGCAGCTCAGTTTTATTCCTGGCGTATAATGTTACGAGATACAGAAGAAAATTATCTGTTACGCTACTGTGCTCTTCTAAGTCAATTTTTAGTTGATGAGTATGCTAAGATAGAAactgaaaaactgaattttctcaAATACAATCAAAGCAAACTGAGATCAGAGGAATACATTCATTTAAGAGATGAAGTAGGAAGGTATGATGCTGATCAAATAGGACAGAGAGTGGTATTACCATCATCGTTTATCGGTGGACCCCGTTACATGCACGAACGAGCTCAAGATGCCATGTCATATGTACGTCATTATGGAAGTTcagatttatttataactttcacGTGTAACCCAAAATGGAAAGAGATTCAGCGAGAATTGTATCCCGGACAGAAGCATTATCAACGTCATGACATCATTGCGAGAGTTTTCCATATGAAAGTGAAGGAGTTTATGGATCTTATAGTTAAAGGACAAGTTTTTGGTAAAGTTCGGTGTCACATGTTATCTGTAGAGTGGCAAAAACGAGGGTTGCCCCATATTCATTGCCTGCTGTGGCTGGAAGAAGCCATTACTGCTGATATGGTTGATAAAGTTGTGTGTGCTGAAATTCCAGATGTTGATCGTGATCCCCTTCTCTATGATATTGTTAAGGCTAATATGATTCATGGGCCATGCGGAAGAGTAAATACATTTTCTCCTTGCATGAAAGATGGTTGCTGCACAAAACGATATCCTCGCCCTTTCGTCCAAGAAACGCAGAGGGGACTAGATGGTTATCCTTTGTATCGTAGGAGAACTCCAGAGGACGGTGGTTTCACAGTTAATCTTAAAGGATTTCAGTTAGATAACAGATGGGTTGTACCATACAATCCCGTTTTGTTGCGTACTTTTGAATCTCATATCAATGTTGAGATAACGAATTCCGTAAAATCCATAAAGTATGTTTGCAAATACATCACTAAAGGAAATGATCAAGCAGCCTTCATTTTAAAGAATGATAAAGATATTGATGAGATAGAGATATACGAATCTGGTAGATATATCAGCAGTTCAGAAGCAGTGTGGAAAATATTGGGATTTCCTATTCATGAGAGATACCCTGCAGTAATTCATCTTGCTGTGCATCTGGAAAATGGCCAACGTGTTTACTTCACCGCACAAAATATTCATAACAAAGTTGTAAAACCTCCAGAGACAACACTTTCGGCATTCTTCAACCTTTGCAAAATTGATGAGTTTGCCAGAACACTTCTGTATGTTGAAGTTCCTTCGTATTATGTGTGGCAACAGAATAAAAAGTTTACAAGACGTAGGCGGGGAGAGAAAATTGATCAATGGCCAGGGATAAAGAAAGATTCTGCTTTAGGACGCGTTTACACAATTCATCCTAACAATGTTGAGTGTTACCACCTACGCCTCCTCCTCCATCATGTTAGAGGTCCAAcatctttttcttatttaaaaactgtaAGCAATGTTGAATACCCTACATTCAAAGCTGCATGCATGGCAATGGGATTGCTCGAGGATGATAAACAGTGGCAATACACTATTGAGGAAGCTATTTTAAGCAGCTCATCATTCAAACTGCGAGAACTTTTTTCAGTGATCTTGGTATTTTGTCATCCCTCTGATCCACGAAGCCTTTGGGAAAAGTACAAGGACAGTTTTTCAGAAGACATCCAGTTTCAGCATGAAAGACAACTGCAAGACTCCGCTCTTTCAACTAAGGACAAAGCGTACAACCAATGCTTGATTCTGATTGAAGACACTGTTCAGACTCTGGGAGGTCAGCGCTTAATGGATTATGGTTTACCTCAGCCTGAGCGATTTGAGACTAATTTGCAAAACAGAGAGTACATGCGAGAAACACATTTTGATCTtgaagatttgaagaaaaaagtacaTAATGCTGAAGCCTCTCTAACAGGCGAACAGTCCAGCGTATATCAAAAGGTCCTCAACAGCCTCGAGTCTGGTacaggcaaaatatttttcttagattcacctggtggaactggaaaaacatttctcttaAATTTACTTCTTTCAAAGGTCAGAAGCAATAAAGGCATTGCCTTGGCAACTGCATCATCTGGAATAGCTGCAACGTTATTGGAGGGTGGAAAGACAGCTCATTCTGCTTTTAGATTACCCCTTAACCTCAATTACTCAGAGAATCCAAcgtgcaatattaaaaaacagaGTAATTTGGCTAAGGTTTTACGTGATTGTAAACTCATTATCTGGGATGAGAGTACTATGGCTCATAAAGCAGGATTCGAGGCTCTTAATGCAACTCTCAAAGATCTAAGAAATTCTGAGGAAGTAATGGGTGGAGTAACTGTTCTACTAGCAGGAGATTTTCGGCAAACGTTACCGGTTGTACCTAGAGGAACACGTGCAAATGAAGTTAACGCATGCATCAAATCGTCTTATCTATGGCCTAAAGTGCAGAAACTTCGTTTGAGTAAGAATATGAGAGTTCATTTACATGGAGATGCGTCAGCGGAATTGTTTTCTAATCTTCTCCTTAAAATAGGAGACGGATTATATCCTGAATGTGCTGGCAAAAATTATTGTACCCCACGCACTCGCTACGATAGTAACGGAATTGCCAGATCTCATCGCCAAGATTTATCCTGATGTTGCTGATATAAAAAATAAGCCCATTGAATGGTTGTGCGAGCGTGCCATCTTATCTCCAAAAAATGATACAGCCGCAGAAGTCAACAGCATCTTATTAAAGTCGTTTACTGGAGAAGATATTTACTACAAATCttttgatacaacaacaaatcgtgATGATGCAGTGCAGTATCCAAAGGAGTTTCTTAATACCTTAGACCCTCCAGGTTTTCCACCTCACCTACTTCACCTGAAAGTTGGAACACCAATAATGCTACTACGAAACCTTTGTCCACCAAAGTTATGCAATGGCACCAGACTACAAGTGATTAGACTTAATAAGTATGTTATCGAAGCTACGATAATGACTGGATGTGCTCGAGGAGAGTTGGTTTTAATACCCCGCATTCCATTAATTCCgtcggactatccttttgaatttagaagagtgcagtttcctgtaaaagtttgctttgcaataaccattaataagtcgcaAGGGCAGACGTTAAAAGTAgcggggatcgatttaagagaagactgtttttcacacggccaattttatgtagcttgctccagagtcagttcatcaagcagtttaataattttagcaccagaaaaaaaaaccaaaaatgttgtatacaaagaagttcttgcttaaacacacaggcataacaataaaatgtggatggtctgcgttttcaaagaaaatcaatactttaaaatgatcgttaataacagttaaggATCGGTTTAGGCCAAGGGCATATATATTAGGAGTCCAGGGGTCCGGgaccctcccaaaattagaaaaaaaaattaagcaagcaTACAATCCCGTTTTGTTGCGTACTTTTGAATCTCATATTGTTGTTGAGATAATGAATTCCGTAAAATCCATAAAGTATGTTTGTAAATACATCACTAAAGGAAATGATCAAGCagccttcattttaaaaaatgataaagatattGATGAGATAGAGATATACGAATCTGGCAGATATATCAGTAGTTCAGAAGCAGTGTGGAAAATATTGGGATTTCCTATTCATGAGAGATACCCTGCAGTAATTCATCTTGCTGTGCATCTGGAAAATGGCCAACGTGTTTACTTCACCGCACATAATATTCATAACAAAGTTGTAAAACCTCCAGAGACAACACTTTCGGCATTCTTCAACCTTTGCAAAATTGACGAGTTTGCCAGAACACTTCTGTATGTTGAAGTTCCTTCGTATTATGTGTGGCAACAGAGTAAAAAGTTTACAAGACGTAGGCGGGGAGAGAAAATTGATCAATGGCCAGGGATAAAGATAGATTCTGCTTTAGGACGCGTTTACACAATTCATCCTAACAATGTTGAGTGTTACCACCTACGCCTCCTCCTCCATCATGTTAGAGGTCCAACAtcgttttcttatttaaaaactgtaAGCAATGTTGAATATCCTACATTCAAATCTGCATGCATGGCAATGGGATTGCTCGAGGATGATAAACAGTGGCAATACACTATTGAGGAAGCTATTTTAAGCAGCTCATCATTCAAACTGCGAGAACTTTTTTCAGTGATCTTGGTATTTTGTCATCCCTCTGATCCCCGAAGCCTTTGGGAAAAGTACAAGGACAGTTTTTCAGAAGACATCCAGTTTCAGCATGAAAGACAACTGCAAGACTCCGCTCTTTCAACTAAGGACAAAGCGTACAACCAATGCTTGATTCTGATTGAAGACACTGTTCAGACTCTGGGAGGTCAGCGCTTAATGGATTATGGTTTACCTCAGCCTGAGCGATTTGAGACTAATTTGCAAAACAGAGAGTACATGCGAGAAACAAATTTTGATCTtgaagatttgaagaaaaaagtacaTAATGCTGAAGTCTCTCTAACAGGTGAACAGTCCAGCGTATATCAAAAGGTCCTCAACAGCCTCGAGTCTGGTTCAGGCCAAATGTTTTTCTTAGATTCACCTGGTAGAACtggaaaaacatttctcttaAATTTACTTCTTTCAAAGGTCAGAAGCAATAAAGGCATTGCCTTGGCAACTGCATCATCTGGAATAGCTGCAACGTTATTGGAGGGTGGAAAGACAGCTCATTCTGCTTTTAGATTACCCCTTAACCTCAATTACTCAGAGAATCCAAcgtgcaatattaaaaaacagaGTAATTTGGCTAAGGTTTTACGTGATTGTAAACTCATTATCTGGGATGAGAGTACTATGGCTCATAAAGCAGGATTCGAGGCTCTTAATGCAACTCTCAAAGATCTAAGAAATTCTGAGGAAGTAACGGGTGGAGTAACTGTTCTACTAGCAGGAGATTTTCGGCAAACATTACCGGTTGTACCTAGAGGAACACGTGCAAATGAAGTTAACGCATGCATCAAATCGTCGTATCTATGGCCTAAAGTGCAGAAACTTCGTTTGAGTAAGAATATGAGAGTTCATTTACATGGAGATGCGTCAGCGGAATTGTTTTCTAATCTTCTCCTTAAAATAGGAGACGGATTATATCCTGAATGTGCTGGCAAAATTATTATACCCCACGCACTCGCTACGGTAGTCACGGAATTGCCAGATCTCATCGCCAAGATTTATCCTGATGTTGCTGATATAAAAAATAAGCCCATTGAATGGTTGTGCGAGCGTGCCATCTTATCTCCAGAAAATGACACAGCCGCAGAAGTCAACAGTATCTTATTAAAGTCGTTTAGTGGAGAAGATATTTACTACAAATCttttgatacaacaacaaatcgtgATGATGCAGTGCAGTATCCAGAAGAGTTTCTTAATACCTTAGACCCTCCAGGTTTTCCACCTCACCTACATCACCTGAAAGTTGGAACACCAGTAATGCTACTACGAAACCTTTGTCCACCAAAGTTATGCAATGGCACCAGACTACAAGTGATTAGACTTAATAAGTATGTTATCGAAGCTACGATAATGACTGGATGTGCTCGAGGAGAGTTGGTTTTAATACCCCGCATTCCATTAATTCCgtcggactatccttttgaatttagaagagtgcagttcctgtaaaagtttgctttgcaataaccattaataagtcgcaAGGGCAGACGTTAAAAGTAgcggggatcgatttaagagaagactgttTTTCACACGGCCTATTTTATGTACCTTGCTCcagagtcagttcatcaagcagtttaataattttagcaccagaaaaaaaaaaccaaaaatgttgtatacaaggaagttcttgcttaaacacacaggcataacaataaaatgtggatggtctgcgttttcaaagaaaatcaatactttaaaatgatCGTTAATGACAATTAAGGATCGGTTCAGgccaagggcatatatataaggagtccaggggccccgggaccctcctaaaattagaaaaatataggtaataagtaattattataggagaTTTTTATTTACTACGTGCACCAAACACTGTtatcccctgctaattccattacccgagcaatgccgggtatgGGAATGCTAGTATTAAATAAACATGAATAGATTTCTTTCTCATGTTACCATACATTAATATTCACTTTTATGTACATATCTAACTATTTAACAGGTAATGTCAACTTTTGCCAGTTTCCGGATTTATTATCCGCAAAATATGTAGTGCAGAAGAAAAAGTGCACAAATGaaaagtagtaaaatatttaaaagtaagaaaactttttaatcgtaaaagagattttttaaaatctccatCTATGTTAACAATAAATAAGCAATGTGTCTgtaatatttaacataaaaatgctctaaaaaatttagaaagggTTTCCGCTTCCCTTTTAACTCTTCGTTTTAAATTGCTAGCAGGAAACAtgaatcttaatttcaaaatgcaaatagcttAGCGGAGCTCCCATTAGGCCTGATGTTAAAGTAATTGAAGTTAAAAGTCCAGAGGGAAAACTGTTAACATCTTATCGATAGTAATTAATAACATTACTAAATAAGATAACCATTAATCAACATAATGAAACAAGATGTTAAAAGGAAATGAGAATGGCATATTTGGAGAACTAATGGAAAAATGAATTAGATTTTCGTGTACTAATTAATGGACTTTAAAAGCGTTTGTATGTACAGTGAATAGCACATGTGCAAATGAGGAAATATTAAATTATGGACCACTTTCGCCTATATTTAAGTCAAACTATGTGTTATTTTAAATCGGGAGTTATCTGactcaaactttttattttttatgcaattgaAGTTTATGCGCTTTGTAAAAAGCCAATGTGATCACTTTCTTAAAAATCAGAAGTTTATTGCAAACAATTTCTTTACAGGTAAACAAAGTTAACATGTTAAAGTTAACTGCAAAATtagttattacttccttttacgaaaaaaggaagtattgaattcgcgaaaaaagtttcactcaaaaatcgacattaatttccattttactcacccccgaataaatgttgagtttttttttttttttttttttttctcgactcggccacacgcggataagtgcctaggaacatatagacacgcgaaatatccattttgacgattcccgagttaattacaatgagttgtcccgtgacgtctgtatgtacgtatgcatgtatgtgcgtatgtgcatatgtgcgtatgtatgtcgcataactcaagaacggtatatcctagaaagttaaaagtttggtacgtagactcctagtccccgcagtggggtctagttgtgcacctccattTTTAATTGCATTCGGGTTTTTCTAAAGGAATCTATTgccaaatcattgttaatttcgatgtaaactcaagtgttgttatagttttgcggacacttggcgatgtatcgccagtcttttggtcgccaatttggcgacaaatttggcgctttttgttaaaaatctgattttaatttggccgctgttggtgatatttagacagtaaactattgaatcacattaaaattgccagtaatggggaaatgactttaaattggagtaaaaggaagtcatgtggtgcacacatcagctcgtattATTTAGAAAATCCTCTGAAATACTGAATCTGATAGCTGCAGAAAACAATTTTCAATGCTTACATTTGTTTGATCTTGTATTCAAATGAATAGTTTGGTTATTGATATTGGATAGTGAAAAGTTCAGTTTATTGACTCTTTTCTGCTTTGTGACCtgtagaagaaatatttttaaccatGTTTAATCCTGGATAAAAACAAAGTTAGCATTTTTTAGCTCTAAGCGCTCTTTTATGTGTGTgcaacatttatttcaaatttttcagcaCTGACAGAGGATTTTCGTATAAACAGAGAAAATGAGTTGACTTTATGTATGTGGTTGACACATTATGGTATAATTACTATTGAAAGAACTGGCATTTAATTTTGGAATTGAGCTTACATCCATATGAATGATGGTAATGACGTACATATATGATGATGACGATACATTTTGATTCATGGGCATaaatttagttttagaaaaagctaaaaaatacGGAGAGAAGCTCGAAGTAAAAGACTCAAGTTGGAACAGGAATCAGGGCTAACTGAAATATTTCAGTATATATTCAATATTTGAAATATTCATATTCTaactaaagaaatatttcaagctAGAGATTACTTAATGGTGTAAGTGTTCATTCCATTTTCACGAATGTGACGTTTATACTTATATAAAtggtgtcccaaaattaaagcaaaacttGAACTTCCGCggtttttgcagtaatttgtta is a window from the Uloborus diversus isolate 005 chromosome 6, Udiv.v.3.1, whole genome shotgun sequence genome containing:
- the LOC129224263 gene encoding uncharacterized protein LOC129224263 → MEHINVNGTILPHHVVNITGDGACLFRSLSFLLYNSEAMFNEIRATIVNYVYNHWDQFSIMSCDKHGNNYESSEDYLVDMSQVHVFGGFCELFAAGDIFQFLFEVYFEGKFYAKFGNDTFPVRRLKFSGDLSNGHFDVYIPVNEASIVSESSTESLHNTTDFENTKEKRKKRRARFSNATHKKQLKTAVKKYQQSHPETLAAAKYQTSQPEAVAAAVKKYQTSHPEAVAAAVKKYQTSHPEAVAAAVKKYQTSHPEALSAAVKKYQTKAQRSAQKNYEKQNPGLRTERRLRPWNTKTYSGFAYDCNTEYENDIGTMDNKCPVCHAKKFKRESPGLCCSGGKVQLPPLPPPPEPLYSLLMGHHPDHRHFIDRIRQYNGCFQMTSFGAKQIKETGFMPTFKVQGQVYHLCGSLLPETEQQAQFLQIYFVGDDEKEAHIRSHNYPGVKPDLVKQLQHMLHEVNNYIKDLKTALDKVPLECRNFQVMIHADRMPANAHKGRFNAPSANEVALVIVGQQFQQRDIILESRNAKQQRISELHRAYDALQYPLMFCYGEDGYSVDVLQQDTADKLGPTTKLPVKKTVSAAQFYSWRIMLRDTEENYLLRYCALLSQFLVDEYAKIETEKLNFLKYNQSKLRSEEYIHLRDEVGRYDADQIGQRVVLPSSFIGGPRYMHERAQDAMSYVRHYGSSDLFITFTCNPKWKEIQRELYPGQKHYQRHDIIARVFHMKVKEFMDLIVKGQVFGKVRCHMLSVEWQKRGLPHIHCLLWLEEAITADMVDKVVCAEIPDVDRDPLLYDIVKANMIHGPCGRVNTFSPCMKDGCCTKRYPRPFVQETQRGLDGYPLYRRRTPEDGGFTVNLKGFQLDNRWVVPYNPVLLRTFESHINVEITNSVKSIKYVCKYITKGNDQAAFILKNDKDIDEIEIYESGRYISSSEAVWKILGFPIHERYPAVIHLAVHLENGQRVYFTAQNIHNKVVKPPETTLSAFFNLCKIDEFARTLLYVEVPSYYVWQQNKKFTRRRRGEKIDQWPGIKKDSALGRVYTIHPNNVECYHLRLLLHHVRGPTSFSYLKTVSNVEYPTFKAACMAMGLLEDDKQWQYTIEEAILSSSSFKLRELFSVILVFCHPSDPRSLWEKYKDSFSEDIQFQHERQLQDSALSTKDKAYNQCLILIEDTVQTLGGQRLMDYGLPQPERFETNLQNREYMRETHFDLEDLKKKVHNAEASLTGEQSSVRSNKGIALATASSGIAATLLEGGKTAHSAFRLPLNLNYSENPTCNIKKQSNLAKVLRDCKLIIWDESTMAHKAGFEALNATLKDLRNSEEVMGGVTVLLAGDFRQTLPVVPRGTRANEVNACIKSSYLWPKVQKLRLSKNMRVHLHGDASAELFSNLLLKIGDGLYPECAGKNYCTPRTRYDSNGIARSHRQDLS
- the LOC129224264 gene encoding uncharacterized protein LOC129224264; this translates as MNSVKSIKYVCKYITKGNDQAAFILKNDKDIDEIEIYESGRYISSSEAVWKILGFPIHERYPAVIHLAVHLENGQRVYFTAHNIHNKVVKPPETTLSAFFNLCKIDEFARTLLYVEVPSYYVWQQSKKFTRRRRGEKIDQWPGIKIDSALGRVYTIHPNNVECYHLRLLLHHVRGPTSFSYLKTVSNVEYPTFKSACMAMGLLEDDKQWQYTIEEAILSSSSFKLRELFSVILVFCHPSDPRSLWEKYKDSFSEDIQFQHERQLQDSALSTKDKAYNQCLILIEDTVQTLGGQRLMDYGLPQPERFETNLQNREYMRETNFDLEDLKKKVHNAEVSLTGEQSSVYQKVLNSLESGSGQMFFLDSPGRTGKTFLLNLLLSKVRSNKGIALATASSGIAATLLEGGKTAHSAFRLPLNLNYSENPTCNIKKQSNLAKVLRDCKLIIWDESTMAHKAGFEALNATLKDLRNSEEVTGGVTVLLAGDFRQTLPVVPRGTRANEVNACIKSSYLWPKVQKLRLSKNMRVHLHGDASAELFSNLLLKIGDGLYPECAGKIIIPHALATVVTELPDLIAKIYPDVADIKNKPIEWLCERAILSPENDTAAEVNSILLKSFSGEDIYYKSFDTTTNRDDAVQYPEEFLNTLDPPGFPPHLHHLKVGTPVMLLRNLCPPKLCNGTRLQVIRLNKYVIEATIMTGCARGDCNKTVPHASEGVQLLHETFPGRVVSCFKG